From the Cucurbita pepo subsp. pepo cultivar mu-cu-16 chromosome LG05, ASM280686v2, whole genome shotgun sequence genome, one window contains:
- the LOC111794415 gene encoding uncharacterized protein LOC111794415 isoform X5: MGFFDLNIPYDEHSSSSSIRVNRIKIVAKLMELGYSGIAYNRTIKGVMSDKDRCTIPLLNVSSLQSILPTFSASLEFHRNLLGVPRSSPFRQYTRLTICINSLQEILAVNSGNLVLKTYDLIAVKPLNQNAFEQACEKLEIDIIAIDFAEKLPFRLKQGHIKSAIQRGVYFEIMYSDLLSDVHARRQMISATKVLVDWTKGKNLILSSAASSVNEIRGPFDVANLSSLLGVSMERAKAAVSKNCRNLIANALKRKQFYKETIRVERISSDDKLDSNDPWSVDLFKWDPISSGEGDLLLDDIAKSFAASNTSKIVKAIDFTSVIDNMPPQGFLVKNVISGSEAKVSLNDNRGSSHVVDAIEPPIAVNGVIQQSCPLDGKHCSTSDRQCSGDAGNVRSNSDEDKCTVEEIVQPKASMQEKPIGMDIDNVQPQNPLPSSELNVVSTNVFVHCPTSTRDVLDVVLINDGKETSTMSEDVDSHRNEYCLRSSDTLSGLESVLRDKSSTNLVSENQKNMTMVIDGSFTDEECLVGARLGEPMDVAAVEDRVSPLSSCMIDIKDDYLISIRQQTSEVLVEEKKSGETDPQGHVVQNERDINIILRG, translated from the exons ATGGGTTTCTTCGATCTCAACATTCCTTACGATGAGCACTCGTCTTCATCTTCAATTAGGGTTAATCGCATCAAGATTGTGGCCAAACTGATGGAGCTAGGCTACTCCGGAATCGCCTACAATCGTACGATCAAAGGAGTGATGTCTGATAAGGACCGTTGTACTATTCCTCTCCTTAATGTTTCATCACTTCAAAGTATCCTTCCAACCTTCTCTGCCTCGTTGGAGTTCCACCGCAATCTTCTCGGCGTCCCGCGGTCCTCTCCTTTCCGTCAGTACACGCGTCTTACTATTTGTATCAATAGTTTGCAGGAGATTCTGGCAGTCAATTCTGGCAACCTCGTTCTGAAGACCTACGATTTGATTGCTGTGAAGCCTCTCAATCAGAATGCTTTTGAGCAGGCTTGTGAGAAATTGGAG ATAGACATAATTGCAATTGATTTTGCGGAGAAACTGCCTTTCAGGTTGAAGCAAGGTCACATAAAATCTGCAATTCAG CGTGGAGTTTACTTTGAAATTATGTACTCTGATCTTCTTTCAGACGTTCATGCAAGGAGGCAAATGATATCTGCTACTAAG gTCTTGGTGGATTGGACAAAAGGAAAGAATCTCATATTATCTAGTGCTGCCTCTTCTGTAAATGAAATTAGAGGACCTTTTGATGTTGCAAACTTGTCATCCTTGCTTGGTGTCTCTATGGAGCGAGCAAAAGCTGCTGTTTCAAAAAATTGTCG CAATCTTATAGCTAATGCTTTAAAGAGAAAGCAGTTCTACAAGGAGACGATTCGAGTTGAAAGGATATCATCAGATGATAAGTTAGATTCGAATGACCCTTGGTCAGTGGATTTGTTCAAATGGGATCCTATATCAAGTGGCGAAGGTGATTTGCTATTGGATGATATAGCAAAATCTTTTGCTGCCTCTAATACATCAAAAATTGTGAAAGCCATTGATTTCACTTCAGTCATTGACAACATGCCTCCACAAGGTTTTCTAGTCAAGAATGTGATATCAGGCTCTGAGGCAAAAGTGTCGTTGAATGATAACAGAGGCTCGTCGCATGTTGTTGATGCCATTGAGCCACCAATTGCAGTAAATGGAGTAATTCAACAGTCCTGTCCTCTTGATGGTAAACATTGTTCTACATCCGATCGTCAATGCTCTGGTGATGCAGGAAACGTTAGAAGTAATTCTGACGAAGACAAATGCACTGTCGAAGAAATTGTGCAGCCCAAGGCCTCAATGCAGGAAAAACCTATTGGAATGGACATTGATAATGTGCAACCACAAAACCCGCTACCCAGTAGCGAGTTAAATGTAGTATCCACAAATGTGTTCGTGCATTGTCCTACATCTACCAGAGATGTATTAGATgttgttttaataaatgatgGAAAAGAAACTTCTACAATGTCGGAGGATGTCGATTCTCATCGGAATGAGTATTGCTTAAGAAGTTCTGATACATTGTCTGGTTTAGAAAGTGTGTTGAGGGACAAAAGTTCAACTAATTTGGTTtcagaaaatcaaaagaatatGACTATGGTAATAGATGGTTCATTTACAGATGAAGAATGTTTAGTTGGTGCAAGACTTGGGGAGCCTATGGATGTAGCAGCAGTCGAGGATCGGGTTTCTCCTCTTAGTTCTTGTATGATTGATATAAAAGATGATTATTTGATCTCAATTCGACAACAAACATCTGAGGTGTTagtggaagagaaaaaaagtggAGAAACTGACCCTCAG GGACATGTCGTGCAAAACGAAAGAGACATCAACATCATCCTCCGCGGTTAA